A stretch of the Rodentibacter haemolyticus genome encodes the following:
- a CDS encoding GPO family capsid scaffolding protein, protein MNKSKLKTDFICIATSGYTVDGRQITAKELHEMAETYDPEYYTANLWPEHRRYFNCGEVLEVKAEEQDNGEVKLFAIITPNQQLLDFNLAGQKLFTSVEIAQNFRNSGKAYLSGLGVTDSPASVGTTKLDFFNQENVQCGEFININFAEPKNEEEKMARGFFNALAKFFSSSAQTTEEPTNPNNNNKKEEKSMDEKQFAQLLDAVNGLSQKMDNHFSAEQETKPSPEPKAEEQKPEQTQSITAEQFNQLLTTVQNLDKKFNELSQEQTTVPSGVPEETQTFNVAV, encoded by the coding sequence ATGAATAAAAGCAAACTCAAAACCGATTTTATTTGCATTGCTACATCGGGCTACACCGTGGACGGTCGCCAAATTACCGCCAAAGAATTGCACGAAATGGCAGAAACCTATGATCCTGAATACTACACTGCCAATCTTTGGCCGGAACATCGCCGTTATTTTAATTGCGGTGAAGTTTTAGAAGTGAAAGCCGAAGAACAAGATAATGGTGAAGTGAAATTATTTGCCATTATTACCCCCAATCAGCAATTGCTTGATTTTAATCTTGCCGGTCAAAAGTTATTTACAAGTGTTGAAATTGCACAAAATTTCCGTAATTCCGGTAAAGCCTATCTATCCGGATTAGGCGTAACGGATAGCCCGGCATCGGTCGGCACGACCAAACTTGATTTTTTTAATCAAGAGAATGTGCAATGTGGCGAATTTATTAACATTAACTTTGCAGAGCCAAAAAACGAAGAAGAAAAAATGGCTCGTGGCTTTTTCAATGCACTCGCCAAATTCTTTTCATCTTCCGCCCAAACCACGGAAGAACCCACAAATCCCAATAACAACAATAAAAAAGAGGAAAAATCAATGGACGAAAAACAGTTCGCTCAATTACTTGATGCGGTAAATGGTTTAAGCCAAAAAATGGATAACCATTTTTCGGCAGAACAAGAAACCAAACCATCGCCCGAACCGAAAGCGGAAGAACAGAAGCCGGAACAAACGCAAAGTATTACTGCGGAACAGTTCAATCAGCTTTTAACCACGGTGCAAAATCTTGATAAAAAATTCAACGAATTAAGTCAAGAACAAACCACTGTGCCAAGCGGTGTGCCGGAAGAAACTCAAACTTTTAACGTGGCGGTATAA
- a CDS encoding phage major capsid protein, P2 family, producing the protein MKLETQKVLKQFFSQVGHYYGVDADRIEQGKEFSIEPNKEIHLLDNIQKQADFLQKINYMHVDEVKGQLIFGATEGMITGRKKEGRFYGKVDPSGYSYECVDTDSGVLIPWPRLDQWGSLAPQFAQRWADFVQRQIALDELKIGFYGESVAENTKDAEGKDVNKGWIQFARENKPEQILTRGKAENIIRIFGESADYKNLDELAYDLKQGLHERHRDAGDLVFLVGADLVAKEASLVYRGNSLIATEKAALNTHDLMKTFGGMPAMIVPNMPGRAAIVTSLDNLSIYTQKGSIRRSFREDQEAKGIKDTYYRNQAYAVEDLGKFAAVEFKNVKLENEE; encoded by the coding sequence ATGAAATTAGAAACTCAAAAAGTATTAAAACAATTTTTCTCACAAGTCGGGCATTACTACGGCGTAGATGCGGATCGTATTGAACAAGGGAAAGAATTTTCCATTGAGCCGAACAAAGAAATTCACTTATTGGACAACATTCAAAAACAAGCCGACTTTTTACAAAAAATCAACTATATGCACGTTGATGAAGTAAAAGGTCAATTAATCTTTGGTGCAACCGAAGGCATGATCACCGGACGTAAAAAAGAAGGTCGTTTTTACGGAAAAGTTGATCCTAGCGGATATAGCTACGAATGCGTGGATACCGATTCAGGTGTTTTAATCCCGTGGCCACGCTTAGATCAATGGGGCAGCCTTGCACCGCAATTCGCACAACGTTGGGCTGATTTCGTACAACGCCAAATCGCATTAGACGAATTAAAAATCGGTTTCTACGGTGAAAGTGTCGCCGAAAACACGAAAGATGCGGAAGGTAAAGATGTAAACAAAGGTTGGATTCAATTTGCCCGTGAAAATAAGCCGGAGCAAATTTTAACCCGTGGTAAAGCAGAAAACATTATCCGCATTTTTGGTGAAAGCGCCGACTACAAAAATTTAGATGAACTTGCCTACGACCTCAAACAAGGCTTACACGAACGCCACCGTGACGCAGGCGATCTTGTGTTCCTTGTCGGTGCGGATTTAGTCGCAAAAGAGGCAAGCCTTGTCTATCGTGGCAATAGTTTAATCGCAACAGAAAAAGCGGCATTAAACACCCACGATTTAATGAAAACCTTTGGCGGTATGCCGGCGATGATCGTGCCGAATATGCCGGGACGTGCAGCGATTGTGACAAGCTTGGATAACCTATCCATCTACACACAAAAAGGGTCTATTCGCCGTAGTTTCCGTGAAGACCAAGAGGCAAAAGGCATTAAAGACACCTATTACCGTAATCAGGCTTACGCCGTAGAAGATTTAGGTAAATTTGCCGCAGTCGAATTTAAAAACGTGAAATTGGAAAACGAAGAATAA
- a CDS encoding phage terminase small subunit, whose protein sequence is MGMRDFQRQMRALAEINQANENNTQQSTVVAHGNDYAVLEIACKNDVNAIRAFPTRAEKNDYKRDRFLPKWLPFVEQYFEQGSIYQNDYLVYCIVYLFDIADFDRALSLAEKAILQNQAMPEGWQSTLPNFVADQIYNWTDKTAAAGQSVEPYFTQTFKNVATRWQLHEIVTAKWLKLAAALLLRNPQGNVQASGIDDAETLLLAIQLCNRAFQLNPKAGVKNMIERCTMRLNALAKAGEYDPQRLPQVSGLSLEQQPIDFDLVVEKLLARPLENNNGENHV, encoded by the coding sequence ATGGGAATGCGAGACTTTCAACGCCAAATGCGGGCATTGGCAGAAATTAACCAAGCCAACGAAAACAATACACAACAAAGTACAGTTGTCGCACATGGCAATGATTACGCAGTGCTAGAAATTGCCTGCAAAAATGACGTAAACGCAATTCGCGCATTCCCGACACGTGCCGAAAAAAACGACTACAAGCGTGATCGCTTTTTGCCGAAGTGGTTACCTTTTGTTGAACAATATTTTGAACAAGGATCAATCTATCAAAATGATTATTTGGTTTATTGCATTGTGTATTTGTTTGACATTGCTGATTTTGACCGAGCCTTGTCATTGGCTGAAAAAGCAATTTTACAGAATCAGGCAATGCCGGAAGGTTGGCAAAGCACCTTACCGAACTTTGTCGCCGACCAAATCTACAACTGGACAGACAAAACCGCCGCAGCCGGTCAATCCGTGGAGCCATATTTTACACAAACTTTTAAAAACGTGGCGACCCGGTGGCAACTGCACGAAATCGTCACGGCAAAATGGCTAAAACTGGCAGCGGCATTACTCTTACGTAATCCACAAGGCAACGTACAGGCAAGCGGCATTGATGATGCCGAAACCCTGTTACTTGCGATTCAACTATGCAACCGAGCTTTCCAATTAAACCCGAAAGCCGGTGTAAAAAATATGATTGAACGTTGCACAATGCGTTTAAACGCATTGGCAAAAGCGGGTGAATATGATCCGCAAAGACTTCCCCAAGTGTCGGGCTTGAGTTTGGAACAACAACCAATTGATTTTGATCTTGTTGTCGAAAAACTCCTTGCCCGACCACTCGAAAACAACAACGGGGAAAACCATGTTTAA
- a CDS encoding head completion/stabilization protein, producing MFNGRTQDYDDTVITNSGFWCDVSIEEFQKQRAIPLQIPVEMVKTALIAAMQGVNLDLAEVEENYRKSAVNSAQEISSQIINGENYAETLYKKAVFARAKAELLPEFNTLSGREIHQNREYVTEQKSLLAEATHAIRTLKGKRRGSVWLL from the coding sequence ATGTTTAACGGCAGAACGCAAGATTATGACGACACCGTCATCACCAATAGCGGTTTTTGGTGCGATGTATCCATTGAAGAATTTCAAAAACAACGTGCCATTCCCCTACAAATTCCCGTAGAGATGGTGAAAACCGCATTAATTGCGGCAATGCAAGGCGTAAATTTAGATTTGGCAGAAGTGGAAGAAAACTATCGCAAAAGTGCGGTCAATTCCGCACAAGAAATTTCAAGCCAAATCATTAACGGTGAAAACTACGCCGAAACCCTTTACAAAAAAGCGGTATTCGCTCGTGCGAAAGCAGAATTGTTACCCGAATTTAACACCCTTTCAGGGCGCGAAATTCATCAAAACCGTGAATACGTGACAGAGCAAAAAAGCCTATTGGCAGAGGCAACCCACGCCATCCGCACATTAAAAGGCAAAAGACGGGGATCAGTATGGCTACTGTAA
- a CDS encoding phage tail protein, producing MATVKKMRYQQLTDFLLTKLPKRYHSNFYSWIEEGKLINEGRQITDNGIEVCHLSYNGVFHFEALPFNEISPAYLMAFIQVWVNENDQMRDLLGENEIPFDLDIVDDNTADLIFTIAFREPLTAIQDENGTLKIDGMNYRLDDIEVFTAEYIDIVAEIEQ from the coding sequence ATGGCTACTGTAAAGAAAATGCGCTATCAGCAATTGACGGATTTTTTGCTCACTAAATTGCCGAAACGCTATCACAGCAATTTTTATAGTTGGATTGAAGAAGGCAAATTAATTAACGAAGGGCGACAAATTACCGACAACGGCATAGAGGTGTGTCATTTATCTTACAACGGTGTATTTCATTTTGAGGCATTACCCTTTAATGAAATTTCCCCGGCTTACTTGATGGCATTTATTCAAGTATGGGTAAACGAAAACGATCAAATGCGTGATCTATTAGGTGAAAATGAAATCCCTTTTGACCTAGACATAGTGGACGACAACACCGCAGATTTAATTTTTACCATTGCTTTTCGTGAACCGCTCACCGCAATACAAGATGAAAACGGTACATTAAAAATTGATGGTATGAATTACCGATTGGATGACATTGAAGTGTTCACCGCAGAATACATTGATATTGTGGCAGAAATTGAACAATGA
- a CDS encoding phage virion morphogenesis protein, translated as MKILMGLKPKTVEKLKHTLLYLRLTPQMRNQVMQKVLWRLKDNSEKNVSRQQSPTGKPWEPRKKKLKGGVRVNKMLKKRARTLNSKIEQQGERGLLNYTDKKGGEIGAIHQYGLEVPVEQTKKDKKALAKLLAQNDKPATPQQARRLRELGYKTSNGTTKSGRKKYKKARIKDIKQGMSRGQAGLIIRMMEKKQGINIRRGLTSYKMAKRPFLDEDSKRNADIITDELLKGFQKMGYHLQP; from the coding sequence ATGAAAATCTTAATGGGGTTAAAACCCAAAACCGTTGAGAAATTAAAACACACTTTATTGTATTTACGCCTTACTCCCCAAATGCGTAATCAAGTGATGCAGAAAGTGTTATGGCGACTAAAAGATAATTCAGAAAAAAATGTTAGCCGTCAACAATCACCAACCGGTAAACCTTGGGAACCAAGGAAGAAAAAATTAAAAGGTGGTGTGCGTGTAAATAAGATGCTCAAAAAGCGTGCTAGAACCCTGAATTCAAAAATAGAACAACAAGGCGAACGTGGGTTGCTTAATTACACGGATAAAAAAGGTGGAGAAATTGGAGCTATCCATCAATACGGTTTAGAAGTGCCGGTTGAACAAACAAAAAAGGATAAAAAAGCCTTAGCAAAATTACTTGCTCAAAATGATAAGCCGGCTACTCCACAACAAGCAAGACGATTAAGAGAACTCGGTTATAAAACCAGTAACGGCACAACAAAAAGCGGAAGAAAAAAATATAAAAAGGCTCGAATTAAAGATATCAAACAAGGTATGTCCCGAGGACAAGCAGGCTTAATAATTCGGATGATGGAAAAAAAACAAGGCATAAATATTAGACGTGGCTTAACTTCTTACAAAATGGCCAAACGCCCATTCTTAGACGAAGATAGCAAACGAAATGCCGACATTATTACAGATGAATTATTAAAAGGCTTTCAGAAAATGGGTTACCACTTACAACCATAA
- a CDS encoding DUF2586 domain-containing protein, with translation MFPSVQINALNQLSGESKEIERHALFVGVGGVNAGKLLAVTPDSDFDKVFGETETDLKKQVRAAMLNAGQNWFAHVYIAQEEGYDFVECVKKANQSASFEYCVNTHYLGVDKTAVNKLQECYAELLAKFGRRTFFIQAVQGINRDESDGESWDQYVQKLTTLQQTIVADHVCLTPLLFGNEAGVLAGRLANRAVTVADSPARVQTGALISLGSAEKPLDKDGNELTIAHLKSLESARYSVPMWYPDYDGYYWADGRTLDVEGGDYQVIENVRVVDKVARKVRLLAIAKIADRSFNSTTSSTEYHKSYFAKPLRDMSKSATINGKDFPGECMPPKDDAITIVWHSKTKVTLYIKVRPYDCPKEITANIFLDLETLGD, from the coding sequence ATGTTCCCATCCGTACAAATTAACGCCCTTAATCAATTAAGCGGCGAATCAAAAGAAATTGAACGCCACGCACTTTTTGTGGGCGTGGGCGGAGTCAATGCCGGCAAATTGTTGGCAGTTACCCCCGATTCTGATTTCGACAAAGTATTCGGAGAAACCGAAACCGACTTAAAAAAACAAGTGCGTGCGGCAATGCTTAATGCCGGTCAAAATTGGTTTGCCCATGTTTATATCGCACAAGAAGAAGGTTATGACTTTGTGGAGTGTGTGAAAAAAGCCAATCAATCCGCCTCTTTTGAATATTGTGTCAATACGCATTATTTAGGTGTGGATAAAACCGCCGTAAATAAATTACAAGAATGTTATGCGGAATTGTTGGCTAAATTCGGTCGCCGTACTTTCTTTATTCAAGCGGTGCAAGGCATTAACCGAGATGAATCGGACGGTGAAAGCTGGGATCAATATGTGCAAAAACTCACCACTTTGCAACAAACAATCGTAGCCGATCACGTATGTTTAACTCCGTTGCTTTTCGGCAATGAGGCAGGCGTATTAGCCGGGCGTTTAGCCAATCGTGCGGTAACCGTGGCAGATAGCCCTGCACGTGTACAAACGGGCGCATTAATCAGCCTAGGCAGTGCAGAAAAACCATTAGACAAAGACGGCAATGAATTAACCATTGCGCATCTTAAATCCTTAGAAAGCGCACGCTATTCCGTGCCGATGTGGTATCCCGACTATGACGGCTATTACTGGGCGGACGGTCGCACACTGGACGTAGAGGGCGGTGATTATCAAGTGATTGAGAATGTACGGGTGGTTGACAAAGTGGCACGTAAAGTACGCTTGTTGGCGATTGCCAAAATAGCGGATCGTTCCTTTAATTCCACAACCTCAAGTACGGAATATCACAAAAGCTATTTTGCCAAACCGCTACGTGATATGAGCAAATCCGCAACCATCAACGGTAAAGATTTTCCGGGCGAATGTATGCCGCCGAAAGACGATGCCATCACCATTGTTTGGCACAGTAAAACCAAGGTAACGCTTTACATTAAAGTGCGCCCTTACGATTGCCCGAAAGAAATCACGGCAAACATTTTCTTAGATTTAGAAACCTTAGGAGATTAA
- a CDS encoding phage protein: MERISGMSFDFYLFGFPIHAESISLSISDNSAVALTRGIPDGWVSGDVSAEGEIELDEKNFNKIATAAAASGSYRSIPETDFTFFAMRGGVRSKVETFGNKLILTDILNIDPKGGAKTTKKIKYFVTSPDFVRINGVPYLSEEDTRDLIG; this comes from the coding sequence ATGGAACGAATTAGCGGAATGAGTTTTGATTTCTATTTATTCGGTTTCCCGATTCACGCCGAATCAATCAGCCTTTCTATCTCGGATAACAGTGCCGTTGCATTAACACGTGGCATTCCGGACGGTTGGGTAAGCGGTGATGTATCGGCAGAAGGTGAAATTGAGCTTGACGAAAAAAACTTCAACAAAATTGCCACGGCGGCGGCCGCATCCGGTAGTTATCGCAGTATTCCGGAAACGGATTTCACTTTCTTTGCCATGCGGGGCGGTGTGCGTTCCAAAGTGGAAACTTTCGGCAATAAATTAATCTTAACCGATATTTTAAACATTGATCCGAAAGGCGGAGCGAAAACCACTAAGAAAATCAAATATTTCGTGACTAGCCCCGATTTTGTACGCATTAACGGCGTGCCGTATTTATCCGAAGAAGATACACGTGATCTTATCGGTTAA
- a CDS encoding HP1 family phage holin, which yields MNSKLDGATPFLGSLVALISGFTLHEWGALFGILFGAISVWIAYRKYKEDVAIRKEELAYKMLVARIEAKRLGVKDE from the coding sequence ATGAACAGTAAATTGGATGGCGCAACCCCTTTTCTTGGTTCGCTTGTTGCCCTTATTTCGGGATTTACATTACACGAATGGGGCGCATTATTCGGGATTTTATTCGGGGCGATTTCCGTATGGATCGCTTACCGAAAATACAAAGAAGATGTTGCCATTCGCAAAGAAGAACTGGCTTACAAAATGTTAGTGGCAAGAATTGAAGCAAAAAGATTAGGGGTTAAAGATGAGTAA
- a CDS encoding lysozyme, translating to MSKKFGAMIVCSALAVAAAFFAQQNNLPEQQKNRISPQMLNELINLEGCVRNPYKCPADVWTNGVGNTHNVDKTKILTIDEIAADLRHNVKQAENCINADFNGKKMNQGQYDAMVSLAFNLGCNGIKRYYNKKQGATVPTTIYRAAKAENWELMCNRIPDFNKAGGKVLKGLQLRRAKEKAMCLGQ from the coding sequence ATGAGTAAAAAATTTGGCGCAATGATTGTTTGTTCGGCACTGGCCGTAGCGGCAGCATTTTTCGCCCAACAAAATAACTTACCGGAACAACAAAAAAACCGTATCAGCCCCCAAATGCTCAATGAGTTGATCAATCTTGAAGGCTGCGTGCGTAATCCCTACAAATGCCCGGCAGATGTATGGACAAACGGTGTCGGCAATACCCACAACGTGGATAAAACCAAGATTTTAACCATTGACGAAATCGCCGCAGATTTACGGCACAACGTAAAGCAAGCCGAAAATTGCATTAATGCCGATTTCAACGGTAAGAAAATGAACCAAGGACAATATGATGCCATGGTGTCGTTAGCTTTTAATTTAGGTTGTAACGGTATCAAACGTTATTACAACAAAAAGCAAGGCGCAACCGTACCGACAACCATCTACCGAGCCGCCAAAGCCGAAAATTGGGAATTAATGTGCAACCGCATTCCCGATTTCAACAAAGCAGGCGGCAAAGTGTTGAAAGGCTTGCAACTTCGCCGAGCAAAAGAAAAAGCAATGTGTTTGGGGCAATAA
- the lysC gene encoding Rz1-like lysis system protein LysC (LysC is an Rz1-like component of a phage lytic system, substantially overlapping although not fully embedded in the gene for the Rz-like LysB component.), translating to MLLACSTTAPTVNNPPLICPQTTECRALQVNIRTNGDLAESLNQALDRLDICTTAYTAVNKCITDFNNQNQPEGK from the coding sequence ATGTTGCTGGCGTGTTCAACCACCGCACCAACGGTAAACAATCCGCCGCTAATTTGCCCGCAAACCACCGAATGCCGGGCGTTACAAGTCAACATCCGCACCAACGGTGATTTAGCGGAAAGTTTAAATCAGGCATTAGATCGCCTGGATATTTGCACCACGGCTTACACTGCCGTAAATAAGTGCATCACCGATTTTAACAACCAAAACCAACCAGAAGGAAAATAA
- a CDS encoding putative phage tail assembly chaperone — protein MEKTQAQTLLEKLTGNLKDSVVVNIAGVDFTFIRDNSAFDQMINDMESNNKVTPFKDYLLAIVAREQKEDLLEIINVPGLAMQVAAKVNEVFVPQIEVNVKN, from the coding sequence ATGGAAAAAACACAAGCACAAACCCTACTTGAAAAACTCACCGGCAATCTTAAAGATTCTGTTGTTGTGAACATTGCCGGTGTGGATTTCACCTTTATTCGTGATAACAGTGCCTTTGATCAAATGATTAATGATATGGAATCAAACAACAAAGTCACCCCATTCAAAGATTATTTGTTGGCGATTGTTGCACGTGAGCAAAAAGAAGATTTATTAGAAATCATCAACGTACCGGGACTTGCAATGCAGGTTGCAGCCAAAGTCAATGAGGTCTTTGTGCCGCAAATTGAAGTTAACGTAAAAAACTAA
- a CDS encoding DUF6890 family protein, giving the protein MESIDRNGLSQAIALRMHYLPHADNSDYNLARAIWLHKQYFEQQANAVASGIAKVF; this is encoded by the coding sequence GTGGAAAGCATCGATCGCAATGGCTTATCACAAGCCATTGCCTTACGTATGCACTATTTACCACACGCCGACAACAGCGACTATAACCTCGCACGGGCAATATGGCTACATAAACAATATTTTGAACAACAGGCAAACGCCGTGGCAAGCGGCATTGCCAAAGTATTTTAA
- a CDS encoding phage tail tape measure protein, whose translation MAIQGLEYIISLTDQLSAPLKGVMKTIDQLGKRGEDAMKRIGIGAAGIIATGASLKHALDPAIEFSRAMNEVKATGMGAEGLAEVEKFALDFSSTFGIASNEVVSSVNEIARAIDGLTDKEMIAFSESANILAKATGSNTAQMGSYIATMSNIFQDEMNRLGKSDWVKQMAGQATLTANMFKSSGESLSAAFSNLGSAAKNAGVSMAEQFAILGNTQGIMDGAKSGTAYRALIENAINSTKMQKKLGMTFVDQKGLLLPITEIIGKIKKKFGNLGQAELQDKLASAFGVGSSIASLLLDKTEQITEQIDKIGKIKNLDEAYAVSKITTDSWMRLSNILQNIKIAIGGQVLKKVEPFMQKIADLGQSFQKWLSTYKNIARWIGYAVGALIGFTGLTAALTLMSGVISAIGVAFSFLVSPVMLVIAAVIALGVIIYKNYDRFMEFIGGFITGFKLAGVSFEPLFSAFSLVWGALQKIGATIWRIMGLFSGASDSAYTFQQFGIDVGYALGMVFNIMLGAIELIAHGFNFMADIFAITTNALIEGWTAITTLWDSDKPIESFLNIAKALGNIFKNAFRGIVNSFVDLLNFIIQKANTLPSINIPLIPKWEDSALPQGNVSALGASIGSQALQMQNQIGALNTGKPKFELGEQVKPRLTKMPSGSVTKTLTQNQQTTKNINYGGVTINTNNGEKVWQELRNREQLAAG comes from the coding sequence ATGGCAATTCAGGGGCTTGAATACATCATCAGCTTAACCGATCAATTATCAGCACCACTCAAAGGGGTGATGAAAACTATTGATCAATTAGGTAAACGTGGTGAAGATGCGATGAAACGTATCGGAATCGGTGCGGCGGGTATCATTGCCACGGGTGCATCATTAAAGCATGCACTTGATCCTGCCATTGAATTTAGCCGTGCAATGAATGAAGTAAAAGCTACAGGTATGGGGGCGGAAGGATTAGCAGAAGTAGAGAAATTTGCCCTTGATTTTTCCTCTACCTTTGGCATTGCCTCAAATGAGGTTGTTTCATCAGTCAATGAAATTGCCCGTGCGATTGACGGCTTAACCGATAAGGAAATGATCGCATTTTCCGAAAGTGCAAATATTTTAGCCAAAGCAACCGGATCAAATACGGCACAAATGGGTTCTTATATTGCCACGATGTCAAACATCTTCCAAGATGAAATGAATCGCCTAGGTAAATCCGATTGGGTAAAACAAATGGCGGGGCAAGCCACCTTAACCGCCAATATGTTTAAATCTTCCGGTGAAAGTTTATCTGCAGCCTTTAGTAACCTTGGTTCAGCCGCTAAAAATGCGGGTGTTTCAATGGCGGAGCAATTTGCTATTTTGGGAAATACGCAGGGTATTATGGACGGTGCAAAATCCGGTACGGCGTATCGAGCCTTAATAGAAAATGCTATTAACAGCACCAAAATGCAGAAAAAATTAGGAATGACCTTTGTCGATCAAAAAGGTTTGCTATTACCCATCACCGAGATTATCGGAAAAATTAAAAAGAAATTCGGCAATTTAGGTCAAGCCGAATTGCAAGATAAATTAGCCTCTGCATTTGGTGTAGGTAGTTCTATCGCCAGTTTGCTATTAGACAAAACGGAGCAAATCACCGAACAAATTGACAAAATCGGCAAAATCAAAAACTTAGATGAAGCCTATGCCGTATCCAAAATCACTACCGATTCTTGGATGCGCCTTTCAAATATTTTGCAGAACATCAAAATTGCGATCGGTGGGCAGGTGTTGAAAAAGGTTGAACCATTTATGCAAAAAATCGCCGACTTAGGGCAATCTTTCCAAAAATGGTTATCAACCTACAAAAATATCGCCCGTTGGATTGGTTATGCCGTTGGCGCATTAATTGGTTTCACAGGGTTAACTGCCGCACTCACTTTAATGAGTGGTGTTATTTCAGCTATCGGAGTCGCATTTTCCTTTTTAGTAAGCCCTGTGATGTTAGTGATCGCAGCGGTGATTGCATTAGGCGTCATTATCTATAAAAACTACGACCGCTTTATGGAATTTATCGGCGGATTTATTACCGGTTTCAAATTGGCTGGCGTATCCTTTGAACCTTTATTTTCTGCTTTCTCGCTTGTTTGGGGGGCATTACAAAAAATCGGCGCAACAATTTGGCGCATCATGGGATTATTTAGCGGAGCTTCCGATTCAGCCTACACCTTTCAACAATTTGGAATAGATGTGGGGTATGCACTGGGAATGGTATTTAACATCATGCTTGGCGCCATTGAATTGATCGCTCACGGCTTTAATTTTATGGCAGATATATTTGCCATTACCACAAATGCGTTGATTGAAGGTTGGACGGCTATCACAACACTTTGGGATAGCGATAAACCGATCGAAAGTTTCTTAAATATTGCGAAGGCATTAGGCAATATTTTCAAAAATGCCTTTCGTGGGATTGTTAACTCATTTGTTGATTTACTCAATTTCATCATTCAAAAAGCCAATACCTTACCGAGTATTAATATTCCGTTGATCCCAAAATGGGAAGATTCGGCGTTACCACAAGGAAATGTTTCTGCATTAGGTGCATCTATCGGATCTCAAGCCTTGCAAATGCAAAATCAGATAGGTGCATTAAATACGGGTAAGCCTAAATTTGAATTGGGCGAACAAGTCAAACCACGGCTTACAAAAATGCCGAGTGGTTCAGTGACGAAAACACTGACACAAAATCAACAAACCACCAAAAATATTAATTACGGCGGTGTAACCATTAATACAAATAACGGTGAAAAAGTTTGGCAGGAATTACGCAACCGTGAGCAACTTGCAGCGGGGTGA
- a CDS encoding DUF2590 family protein → MEKHYLDLLIIGEDITLDSGYQPMICDNRASIAQDIKHAILESGLATQLIAERSRILRRDIILQMVLLVEEDVRLIPGTVSIIEEKLGQLFITADTYEFGKLDELELRLNE, encoded by the coding sequence ATGGAAAAACACTATCTTGATCTCCTGATTATCGGCGAAGACATCACGTTGGATAGCGGCTATCAGCCGATGATTTGCGATAACCGTGCCTCTATCGCACAGGATATTAAGCACGCAATTTTAGAAAGTGGGCTTGCCACACAATTAATCGCAGAACGCTCACGCATTTTACGCCGAGACATTATTTTACAAATGGTGCTTTTAGTGGAAGAAGATGTGCGTTTGATCCCCGGCACGGTCTCCATTATTGAAGAAAAGTTAGGTCAACTATTCATCACCGCTGATACCTATGAATTTGGAAAATTAGACGAATTGGAGTTACGCCTCAATGAGTGA